A genomic stretch from Anaerobacillus sp. CMMVII includes:
- a CDS encoding YjcQ family protein, with product MEEGVVVLRVGYSVLREIHRRHFEPNANDYGLEEIEFEKFIILLERKGYIERVLWVNDMYSLKPARLTEKGIELLESNKHFEQTYREGIPYENGCK from the coding sequence GTGGAAGAAGGAGTGGTGGTATTGCGTGTGGGATATAGTGTTTTAAGAGAGATTCATAGAAGACACTTTGAACCTAATGCTAATGATTATGGATTAGAGGAAATTGAATTTGAAAAGTTTATAATTTTGCTTGAAAGAAAGGGATACATAGAGAGGGTATTGTGGGTTAATGATATGTATTCTTTGAAGCCTGCACGATTAACTGAGAAAGGTATAGAGTTATTAGAAAGCAACAAGCATTTTGAACAAACTTATCGTGAAGGTATTCCTTACGAGAATGGGTGCAAGTAG